A region from the Canis lupus dingo isolate Sandy chromosome X, ASM325472v2, whole genome shotgun sequence genome encodes:
- the USP27X gene encoding ubiquitin carboxyl-terminal hydrolase 27 — translation MSSADQGGLRGGHTQAAQPHKSGSVPWAKASHHRTLRRTHSPLIFELWLSTSSELRADSLGPAPVATFRCQHSPCGAPRGPQTRAAPSPCWQRHYGSYFPPPTPHSHLLPTGGSARLEGLGAVSSPFSAVGEVPAVGMATLCLVPPAAPPPSPPPPHPRGSSASAGPAGRLPNPHPTRGLGGRSRSKRKRGLAAEAASARGLLREDSRGASPASAAASFSESPFWVQLSQAPRSLRPGGGHPRSAWPPRRHAQWPPEPCEQGEEPPPVEAEEVEEAETAETAEKAERKVEAEAKVEGKVEAAGKVEAAGKVDAAGKVETAEGPGRRVELKLEPEPEPVPEAEQEPKGEPKQELEDENPARSGGGGSSDEVPPPTLPSDPPRPPDPSPRRSRAPRRRPRPRPQTRLRTPPQPRPRPPPRPRPRRGPGVGCLDVDFAVGPPGCSHVNSFKVGENWRQELRVIYQCFVWCGTPETRKSKAKSCICHVCGTHLNRLHSCLSCVFFGCFTEKHIHEHAETKQHNLAVDLYYGGIYCFMCKDYVYDKDIEQIAKEEQGEALKLQASTSTEVSHQQCSVMGLGEKYPTWEMTKPELELLGYNPRRRRITSSFTIGLRGLINLGNTCFMNCIVQALTHTPILRDFFLSDRHRCEMPSPELCLVCEMSSLFRELYSGNPSPHVPYKLLHLVWIHARHLAGYRQQDAHEFLIAALDVLHRHCKGDDAGKAANNPNHCNCIIDQIFTGGLQSDVTCQACHGVSTTIDPCWDISLDLPGSCTSFWPMSPGRESSVNGESHIPGITTLTDCLRRFTRPEHLGSSAKIKCGSCQSYQESTKQLTMNKLPVVACFHFKRFEHSAKQRRKITTYISFPLELDMTPFMASSKESRMNGQLQLPTNSGNDENKYSLFAVVNHQGTLESGHYTSFIRHHKDQWFKCDDAVITKASIKDVLDSEGYLLFYHKQVLEHESEKVKEMNTQAY, via the exons ATGTCCAGTGCTGACCAAGGAGGACTCCGCGGGGGGCATACTCAGGCAGCACAGCCCCACAAGTCAGGCAGTGTCCCCTGGGCCAAGGCCAGCCATCACAGGACTCTTCGTAGAACACACTCCCCCTTGATCTTCGAACTCTGGCTATCCACCTCCTCTGAGCTCCGTGCTGACTCCCTGGGACCAGCACCTGTGGCTACTTTCCGCTGCCAGCACTCTCCGTGCGGAGCTCCCCGAGGCCCTCAGAcccgggccgccccctccccctgctggcagCGCCACTACGGAAGCTACTtcccgccccccactccccactcccacctgctGCCGACGGGGGGATCTGCCAGACTTGAGGGTCTTGGGGCAGTGTCCTCCCCTTTCTCAGCCGTAGGGGAGGTGCCAGCAGTAGGCATGGCCACGTTGTGCCTCGTCCctcccgctgccccccccccgtcccccccacccccccacccccggggcagCTCAGCGTCTGCGGGGCCAGCTGGCCGACTGCCAAATCCTCATCCCACCCGCGGCCTTGGGGGCCGGAGCAGGAG TAAAAGGAAACGGGGCCTGGCTGCCGAAGCGGCCTCCGCTAGGGGGCTACTGCGGGAGGATTCCCGGGGGGCGTCGCCTGCTTCCGCCGCCGCCTCCTTCAGTGAAAGTCCCTTTTGGGTCCAGCTGTCACAGGCACCGCGCTCCCTCAGGCCGGGCGGGGGACACCCCAGGTCTGCGTGGCCCCCGCGCCGCCACGCCCAGTGGCCGCCAGAGCCctgcgagcagggggaggagccgCCGCCAGTGGAGGCGGAGGAGGTAGAGGAGGCGGAGACGGCGGAGACGGCGGAGAAGGCGGAGAGGAAGGTGGAGGCGGAGGCGAAGGTGGAGGGGAAGGTGGAGGCGGCGGGGAAGGTGGAGGCGGCGGGGAAGGTGGACGCCGCCGGGAAGGTGGAGACAGCAGAGGGTCCGGGCCGCCGGGTTGAGCTCAAGCTGGAGCCCGAACCCGAGCCGGTACCGGAGGCGGAGCAGGAGCCGAAGGGGGAGCCGAAGCAGGAGCTGGAGGATGAGAACCCGGCGCGGAGCGGCGGTGGCGGCAGCAGCGACGAggttcctccccccacccttccctccgaccccccgcggccccccgatCCCTCTCCTCGGCGCAGTCGTGCCCCCCGCCGCCGACCCCGGCCACGGCCACAGACCCGACTCCGTACCCCGCCGCAGCCTAGGccacggcccccgccccggccccggccccggcgcggcCCTGGGGTCGGATGCCTGGATGTGGATTTCGCTGTGGGTCCACCAGGCTGTTCCCACGTGAACAGCTTTAAGGTGGGAGAGAACTGGAGGCAGGAACTGCGGGTGATCTACCAGTGCTTCGTGTGGTGTGGAACCCCAGAGACCAGGAAAAGCAAGGCAAAGTCGTGCATCTGCCATGTGTGTGGCACCCATTTGAACAGACTTCACTCTTGCCTTTCCTGTGTCTTCTTTGGCTGCTTCACCGAGAAACACATTCACGAGCACGCCGAGACAAAACAACACAACTTAGCCGTAGACCTTTATTACGGAGGTATATACTGCTTTATGTGTAAGGATTATGTGTATGACAAAGACATTGAGCAAATTGCCAAAGAAGAGCAAGGAGAAGCTTTGAAATTACAAGCCTCCACCTCAACCGAGGTTTCTCACCAGCAGTGTTCAGTGATGGGACTCGGTGAGAAATATCCAACCTGGGAGATGACCAAACCCGAGTTAGAACTGCTGGGGTACAATCCGAGGAGAAGAAGGATCACCTCCAGCTTTACCATCGGTCTGAGAGGACTGATCAATCTTGGCAACACGTGCTTTATGAACTGCATCGTCCAGGCCCTTACCCATACTCCCATACTGAGAGATTTCTTCCTCTCTGACAGGCACAGGTGTGAGATGCCGAGTCCTGAGCTGTGTCTGGTCTGCGAGATGTCTTCACTCTTTCGGGAGTTGTACTCTGGAAACCCGTCTCCTCACGTTCCTTATAAGTTGCTGCACCTGGTATGGATACATGCACGCCACTTAGCAGGGTACAGGCAGCAGGATGCCCACGAATTCCTCATTGCAGCCTTAGACGTCCTGCACAGGCACTGCAAAGGCGATGATGCTGGGAAAGCTGCCAACAATCCCAACCACTGTAACTGCATCATAGACCAAATCTTCACAGGTGGCCTGCAGTCGGATGTCACCTGTCAAGCCTGCCATGGTGTCTCCACCACCATAGACCCATGCTGGGACATCAGTTTGGACTTGCCTGGCTCGTGCACCTCCTTCTGGCCCATGAGCCCAGGGAGGGAGAGCAGTGTGAATGGGGAGAGCCACATCCCAGGAATCACCACCCTCACAGACTGCTTGCGAAGGTTTACAAGGCCAGAGCACTTGGGAAGCAGTGCCAAAATCAAGTGCGGTAGTTGCCAAAGCTACCAGGAGTCTACCAAGCAACTCACGATGAATAAATTACCTGTTGTTGCCTGTTTTCATTTCAAACGGTTCGAACACTCTGCCAAACAGAGGCGCAAGATCACTACATATATATCCTTTCCTCTGGAGCTGGATATGACCCCATTTATGGCCTCAAGTAAAGAGAGTAGGATGAATGGACAGTTGCAGCTGCCAACCAATAGTGGAAACGACGAGAATAAGTATTCCTTGTTTGCTGTGGTTAATCACCAAGGAACCTTGGAGAGCGGCCATTACACCAGCTTCATCCGGCACCACAAGGACCAGTGGTTCAAGTGTGATGATGCCGTCATCACCAAGGCCAGTATTAAGGACGTGCTGGACAGTGAAGGGTATTTACTGTTCTATCACAAACAGGTCCTGGAGCACGAGtcagaaaaagtgaaagaaatgaatACACAAGCCTACTGA